In one Pseudomonas sp. R84 genomic region, the following are encoded:
- a CDS encoding glucan biosynthesis protein G codes for MSAKRMRSALVAGSALLCLLSAGQLWAFNLDDVSAKAKELAGQKFEAPRSNLPNEFRDMKFADYQKIRFLTEKAEWADQKTPFKLSFYHQGMHFDTPVKINEITANTVEEIKYDPTRFDFGDLKFDPKATEQLGYAGFRVLYPINKADKQDEIMTMLGASYFRVVGKGHTYGLSARGLAIDTALPSGEEFPRFREFWIQQPKPGDKHLVIFALLDSPRATGAYRLILRPGSDTIVDVKAQMFLRDKVGKLGIAPLTSMFLFGANQPSKVLNYRRELHDSSGLSIHAGNGEWIWRPLNNPKHLAVSNFSVENPRGFGLLQRGRDFSHYEDLDDRYDKRPSAWIEPKGEWGKGTVDLVEIPTADETNDNIVAFWSPEKMPEPGQPLDFAYRMHWTMDEAAIHAPDSAWVSQTLRSTGDVKQSNLIRQPDGSVAYLVDFEGPSLAALTPDADVRSQVSVGDNAELVENSVRYNPETKGWRLTLRMKIKDASKSTEMRAALVQPVVTADLAKSVPASNSSVAKADKVAAKQQEKIDKEAKAAEAKQADAKPAADAKDKANKDAKQPVAADAAPATPESAPTEEVLTETWSYQLPADE; via the coding sequence ATGTCTGCCAAACGCATGCGAAGTGCCCTGGTAGCGGGTTCGGCGCTCCTGTGCCTGCTCAGCGCCGGTCAGCTTTGGGCGTTCAATCTTGACGATGTATCGGCCAAGGCCAAAGAGCTGGCCGGGCAGAAGTTCGAGGCCCCGCGCAGCAACCTGCCGAACGAATTCCGCGACATGAAATTCGCGGACTATCAGAAAATCCGCTTCCTCACCGAAAAGGCTGAGTGGGCTGATCAGAAGACTCCGTTCAAACTCTCTTTCTATCACCAGGGTATGCACTTCGATACACCGGTGAAAATCAACGAAATCACGGCGAACACCGTCGAAGAGATCAAATACGATCCGACGCGCTTCGATTTCGGCGACCTGAAATTCGATCCGAAAGCCACCGAACAACTGGGCTACGCCGGTTTCCGTGTGCTGTACCCGATCAACAAGGCTGACAAGCAAGACGAAATCATGACCATGCTCGGCGCGAGTTACTTCCGCGTTGTCGGCAAGGGCCACACCTACGGCCTCTCGGCGCGTGGTCTGGCGATTGATACCGCGCTGCCGTCGGGTGAAGAATTCCCGCGTTTCCGCGAGTTCTGGATTCAACAGCCGAAGCCGGGCGACAAGCACCTGGTGATCTTCGCCCTGCTGGATTCGCCGCGTGCCACCGGTGCCTATCGTCTGATCCTGCGTCCGGGCAGCGACACCATTGTCGATGTCAAGGCGCAGATGTTCCTGCGTGACAAGGTCGGCAAACTGGGCATCGCGCCGCTGACCAGCATGTTCCTGTTCGGCGCCAACCAGCCGTCGAAGGTCCTCAACTACCGTCGTGAACTGCACGACTCCAGCGGTCTGTCGATCCATGCCGGCAACGGTGAGTGGATCTGGCGTCCACTGAACAACCCGAAACACCTGGCCGTGAGCAACTTCAGCGTCGAGAACCCGCGTGGTTTCGGTCTGCTGCAACGTGGCCGCGACTTCAGCCACTATGAAGACCTCGACGATCGCTACGACAAGCGCCCAAGCGCCTGGATCGAGCCGAAGGGCGAGTGGGGCAAGGGCACCGTTGATCTGGTAGAAATCCCGACCGCCGACGAAACCAACGACAACATCGTTGCGTTCTGGAGCCCGGAAAAAATGCCGGAGCCGGGCCAACCACTGGACTTCGCGTACCGCATGCACTGGACCATGGACGAAGCGGCGATTCACGCGCCTGACAGCGCCTGGGTATCGCAGACTCTGCGTTCGACCGGTGACGTCAAGCAATCGAACCTGATTCGTCAGCCGGACGGCAGCGTTGCCTACCTGGTCGACTTCGAAGGTCCGTCGCTGGCCGCGCTGACCCCGGATGCCGATGTGCGCAGTCAGGTCAGTGTTGGTGACAACGCCGAACTGGTTGAGAACAGCGTGCGCTACAACCCGGAAACCAAAGGCTGGCGCTTGACCCTGCGGATGAAAATCAAGGACGCGAGCAAGTCGACCGAGATGCGTGCCGCTCTGGTTCAGCCAGTCGTGACCGCTGATCTGGCGAAATCGGTGCCGGCGTCCAACTCGTCCGTCGCCAAGGCCGACAAGGTTGCCGCCAAGCAACAAGAGAAAATCGACAAGGAAGCCAAGGCCGCCGAGGCCAAACAGGCCGACGCCAAGCCAGCCGCGGATGCCAAGGACAAGGCCAACAAAGACGCCAAGCAGCCAGTTGCTGCGGACGCGGCCCCAGCCACACCGGAATCGGCACCGACTGAAGAAGTCCTGACCGAGACCTGGAGCTATCAGTTGCCTGCCGATGAGTAA
- the hutI gene encoding imidazolonepropionase encodes MKTLWQHCHVATMAQGVYSIIEDAAIVTSGALIEWIGPRNQLPSGEYPAVNDLQGAWVTPGLIDCHTHTVFGGNRSGEFEKRLQGVSYAEIAASGGGIASTVRATREATEDELFASAAKRLKSLMRDGVTTVEMKSGYGLDLGNERKILRVIRRLEKELPISVRSTCLAAHALPPEYKDRADDYIDLVCDVMLPALAAEDLIDAVDAFCEYLAFSPEQVERVFIAAQNLGLPVKLHAEQLSSLHGSSLAARYKALSADHLEFMDEADAIAMAEADTVAVLLPGAFYFLRETQLPPMDALRKHKVKIAIASDLNPGTSPALSLRLMLNMACTCFRMTPEEALAGATIHAAQALGMADTHGSLEVGKVADFVAWHIDRPADLAYWLGGDLDKRVVRHGVESNL; translated from the coding sequence GTGAAAACCCTCTGGCAACACTGCCACGTGGCAACCATGGCGCAGGGCGTCTACTCGATCATCGAGGATGCGGCTATCGTAACGTCCGGTGCGCTCATTGAGTGGATCGGCCCGCGTAATCAACTGCCATCTGGCGAATACCCGGCGGTCAATGATCTGCAAGGCGCGTGGGTCACGCCCGGCCTGATCGACTGCCACACCCACACCGTGTTCGGTGGCAATCGCAGCGGCGAATTCGAAAAACGTCTGCAAGGCGTTAGCTATGCCGAAATCGCAGCCTCCGGCGGCGGCATCGCCAGCACCGTGCGTGCGACTCGCGAAGCTACCGAAGACGAGCTGTTCGCCAGCGCCGCGAAACGCCTGAAAAGCCTGATGCGCGACGGCGTGACCACGGTCGAAATGAAATCCGGCTACGGCCTCGATCTGGGCAACGAACGCAAAATCCTCCGCGTCATCCGTCGCCTGGAAAAAGAGCTGCCGATCAGCGTGCGCAGTACCTGTCTGGCTGCCCACGCGTTGCCGCCCGAATACAAGGATCGCGCCGACGACTACATCGATCTGGTCTGCGACGTGATGCTGCCGGCATTGGCAGCGGAAGATCTGATCGATGCCGTGGATGCCTTCTGCGAATACCTGGCGTTCTCGCCAGAACAGGTCGAGCGTGTCTTCATCGCCGCGCAAAACCTCGGTCTGCCGGTGAAACTGCATGCCGAACAACTGTCGTCGCTGCATGGCTCCAGCCTCGCCGCGCGCTATAAGGCGCTGTCCGCCGATCACCTGGAATTCATGGACGAAGCCGACGCCATCGCCATGGCCGAAGCAGACACCGTCGCGGTGCTGCTGCCGGGCGCGTTCTACTTTCTGCGCGAAACCCAGTTGCCGCCTATGGACGCCCTGCGCAAGCACAAGGTGAAGATCGCCATCGCCAGCGACCTCAACCCCGGCACTTCGCCGGCGCTGTCGTTGCGGCTGATGCTGAACATGGCCTGCACCTGTTTCCGCATGACCCCGGAAGAAGCCTTGGCCGGCGCGACCATTCACGCCGCGCAGGCACTGGGCATGGCCGACACCCACGGATCGCTGGAAGTCGGCAAGGTCGCGGATTTCGTTGCCTGGCACATCGATCGTCCGGCGGATCTGGCCTATTGGCTCGGCGGTGATCTGGACAAACGCGTCGTGCGTCACGGCGTCGAATCAAATCTGTAG
- the hutH gene encoding histidine ammonia-lyase, whose amino-acid sequence MTALNLIPGQLSLAQLRDVYQNPVKLTLDNSASAQIEASVACVEQILAENRTAYGINTGFGLLASTRIASEDLENLQRSLVLSHAAGVGVPISDELVRLIMVLKVNSLSRGFSGIRRVVIDALIALINAEVYPHIPLKGSVGASGDLAPLAHMSLVLLGEGKARYKGEWMEAVEALKVAGLTPLTLAAKEGLALLNGTQVSTAFALRGLFEGEDLFAGALALGGLTVEAVLGSRSPFDARIHAARGQKGQIDAAAAYRDLLGERSEVSDSHQNCEKVQDPYSLRCQPQVMGACLTQFRQAAEVLAVEANAVSDNPLVFAAEGDVISGGNFHAEPVAMAADNMALAIAEIGSLSERRISLMMDKHMSQLPPFLVANGGVNSGFMIAQVTAAALASENKALSHPHSVDSLPTSANQEDHVSMAPAAGKRLWEMAENTRGILAVEWLAAVQGLDLRNGLKTSAKLEQARAILRKEVPFYEKDRFFAPDINAATELLASRCLTGLVSAKLLPSL is encoded by the coding sequence ATGACTGCGCTGAACCTGATTCCCGGCCAACTGAGCCTGGCCCAACTGCGTGACGTCTACCAGAACCCGGTCAAGCTGACTCTCGACAACAGCGCCTCGGCACAGATCGAAGCCAGCGTCGCTTGCGTCGAGCAGATCCTCGCCGAGAATCGCACCGCTTACGGCATCAACACCGGTTTCGGCCTGCTGGCCTCGACGCGCATTGCCAGCGAAGACCTGGAAAATCTGCAGCGCTCGCTGGTGTTGTCCCACGCCGCCGGTGTTGGCGTGCCGATCAGCGACGAGCTGGTGCGGCTGATCATGGTGCTCAAGGTCAACAGCCTCAGCCGTGGTTTCTCCGGCATTCGCCGTGTGGTGATTGATGCGCTGATCGCGCTGATCAATGCCGAGGTTTACCCGCACATTCCGCTGAAAGGTTCGGTGGGCGCGTCGGGCGACCTGGCGCCGTTGGCGCATATGTCGCTGGTGCTGCTGGGCGAGGGCAAGGCGCGCTACAAGGGTGAGTGGATGGAAGCTGTCGAGGCGCTGAAAGTGGCCGGCCTGACGCCGCTGACACTGGCGGCGAAAGAAGGTCTCGCGCTGCTCAACGGCACTCAGGTGTCCACCGCGTTCGCGCTGCGTGGTCTGTTTGAAGGTGAAGACTTGTTTGCCGGTGCGTTGGCGCTGGGCGGTCTGACGGTTGAAGCGGTATTGGGTTCGCGTTCGCCGTTCGATGCACGTATTCACGCCGCGCGTGGCCAGAAAGGTCAGATCGACGCCGCTGCGGCTTACCGCGATCTGCTCGGTGAGCGCAGCGAAGTCTCCGACTCGCACCAGAACTGCGAGAAGGTTCAGGACCCGTACTCGCTGCGCTGCCAGCCGCAAGTCATGGGCGCTTGCCTGACCCAGTTCCGTCAGGCCGCTGAGGTCTTGGCTGTCGAAGCCAATGCCGTTTCCGATAACCCGCTGGTCTTCGCTGCTGAAGGCGATGTGATTTCCGGCGGTAACTTCCACGCCGAACCGGTGGCCATGGCTGCTGACAACATGGCCCTGGCCATCGCTGAAATCGGCTCGCTGAGCGAACGCCGAATCTCTCTGATGATGGACAAGCACATGTCGCAGCTGCCGCCGTTCCTGGTGGCCAATGGCGGGGTGAACTCCGGTTTCATGATTGCTCAAGTGACGGCAGCGGCATTGGCTAGCGAGAACAAGGCGTTGTCGCATCCGCATTCGGTGGACAGCCTGCCGACTTCAGCCAACCAGGAAGACCACGTTTCCATGGCGCCTGCGGCTGGCAAGCGTTTGTGGGAAATGGCCGAAAACACGCGCGGGATTCTTGCGGTGGAGTGGCTGGCGGCGGTGCAAGGGCTGGATCTGCGTAACGGCCTGAAGACCTCGGCGAAGCTGGAGCAGGCGCGGGCTATTCTGCGTAAGGAAGTGCCGTTTTATGAGAAGGATCGGTTCTTTGCGCCGGACATTAACGCGGCGACTGAGCTGTTGGCTTCGCGGTGTTTGACTGGGTTGGTTTCGGCGAAGCTTTTGCCTAGTTTGTAA
- the dtd gene encoding D-aminoacyl-tRNA deacylase gives MKGLLQRVRGARVEVDGEVVGAVDHGLLVLVAVEPDDTRTSADKLLHKLLNYRVFSDAEGKMNLSLADVGGGLLLVSQFTLAADTKSGLRPSFSTAAPPALGEELFDYLLSSAKQVHGTVASGRFGADMQVHLVNDGPVTFLLQT, from the coding sequence ATGAAGGGCCTTTTACAGCGCGTTCGCGGTGCGCGCGTCGAGGTAGATGGAGAGGTAGTGGGCGCCGTTGATCACGGTTTGCTGGTGCTGGTGGCGGTCGAACCCGACGACACGCGTACCAGCGCCGACAAACTTCTGCATAAACTGCTTAACTATCGGGTATTCAGTGATGCGGAGGGCAAGATGAACTTGTCCCTCGCCGATGTCGGTGGCGGGTTGCTGCTGGTCTCGCAGTTCACCCTCGCGGCCGACACCAAAAGCGGGTTGCGCCCGAGCTTTTCGACGGCCGCGCCTCCAGCCTTGGGCGAGGAATTGTTCGACTATCTATTGAGCAGTGCGAAACAGGTGCATGGCACTGTGGCATCAGGTAGATTCGGCGCCGATATGCAGGTGCATTTGGTCAATGATGGCCCGGTTACCTTTTTGTTACAGACCTGA
- the hutG gene encoding N-formylglutamate deformylase: protein MDKVLNFKQGRVPLLVSMPHAGVRLTPAVEAGLIADAKSLPDTDWHIPQLYDFAEELGASTLAAEYSRFVIDLNRPSDDKPLYAGATTGLYPATLFDGIPLFREGHEPSQEERATYLEQIWTPYHRTLQEELARLKAEFGYALLFDAHSIRSIIPHLFDGKLPDFNLGTFNGASCDPQLASQFEAICAGHSHYSHVLNGRFKGGHITRQYGNPAENIHAVQLELCQSTYMEEFEPFRYRADLAEPTRVVLKELLQGYLAWAKSHYTA from the coding sequence GTGGATAAGGTTCTGAACTTCAAACAAGGCCGCGTGCCGTTGTTGGTCAGCATGCCGCATGCCGGGGTGCGGTTGACCCCAGCGGTGGAAGCCGGGTTGATCGCGGACGCGAAAAGCCTGCCGGACACCGACTGGCACATTCCGCAGTTGTACGACTTCGCCGAAGAACTGGGCGCGAGCACTCTGGCTGCCGAGTACTCGCGGTTCGTCATCGACCTGAATCGTCCGTCCGACGACAAACCGCTGTACGCCGGCGCCACCACCGGACTGTATCCGGCGACGCTGTTCGATGGCATTCCGTTGTTCCGCGAAGGGCACGAGCCGTCGCAAGAAGAGCGCGCGACTTATCTGGAGCAGATCTGGACGCCGTACCACCGCACGCTGCAAGAAGAGCTGGCACGACTGAAAGCCGAGTTCGGTTACGCGCTGCTGTTCGATGCGCACTCGATCCGTTCGATCATCCCGCATCTGTTCGACGGCAAACTGCCGGACTTCAACCTCGGCACCTTCAACGGCGCCAGTTGTGATCCGCAACTGGCCAGTCAGTTCGAAGCAATCTGCGCCGGCCACAGCCACTACAGCCACGTGCTCAACGGCCGCTTCAAGGGCGGCCACATCACCCGCCAATACGGCAACCCGGCCGAGAACATCCACGCGGTGCAACTGGAGTTGTGCCAGAGCACCTACATGGAAGAGTTCGAACCGTTCCGCTATCGCGCCGATCTGGCCGAGCCGACGCGGGTGGTGCTCAAAGAGTTGCTGCAGGGCTATCTGGCGTGGGCAAAGTCTCACTACACCGCATAA
- the pip gene encoding prolyl aminopeptidase encodes MQTLFPQIKPHARHDLAVDDTHTLYVDESGSPEGLPVVFIHGGPGAGCDAQSRRYFDPNLYRIVTFDQRGCGRSTPHASLENNTTWDLVADLERIRKHLGIDKWVLFGGSWGSTLALAYAQTHPERVHGLILRGIFLCRPQEIEWFYQAGASRLFPDYWQDYIAPIPLDERDDLLSAFHKRLTGNDQIAQMHAAKAWSTWEGRTATLRPNPLVVDRFSEPQRALSIARIECHYFTNNAFLEPNQLIRDMGKIAHLPGVIIHGRYDVICPLDNAWELHQAWPNSELQVIRDAGHAASEPGITDALVRAAGNMARRLLDLPPEEA; translated from the coding sequence ATGCAGACTTTGTTTCCGCAGATCAAACCTCACGCCCGGCACGATCTGGCTGTCGATGACACCCATACGCTGTATGTCGACGAAAGCGGTTCACCGGAGGGTTTGCCGGTTGTGTTCATCCACGGCGGCCCCGGCGCCGGTTGCGACGCGCAGAGCCGTCGCTATTTCGATCCGAACCTCTATCGCATTGTCACCTTCGACCAGCGCGGCTGCGGTCGCTCCACGCCGCACGCCAGCCTGGAAAACAACACGACGTGGGATCTGGTCGCTGACCTTGAGCGCATCCGCAAACACCTGGGCATCGACAAATGGGTGCTCTTTGGCGGTTCGTGGGGTTCGACCCTGGCGCTGGCTTACGCGCAAACCCACCCGGAGCGTGTTCACGGCTTGATCCTGCGCGGGATCTTTCTCTGCCGTCCGCAGGAAATCGAGTGGTTCTATCAGGCCGGTGCCAGTCGTCTGTTCCCTGATTACTGGCAGGACTACATCGCGCCGATTCCGCTGGACGAACGCGACGACCTGCTCAGCGCTTTCCACAAGCGTCTGACCGGTAACGACCAGATCGCCCAGATGCACGCGGCCAAAGCCTGGTCGACCTGGGAAGGGCGCACCGCGACCCTGCGGCCGAACCCGCTGGTGGTCGATAGGTTCTCCGAGCCGCAACGCGCGCTGTCGATTGCGCGGATCGAATGCCACTATTTCACCAACAATGCTTTCCTTGAGCCGAACCAGCTGATTCGCGACATGGGCAAGATTGCCCATCTGCCGGGCGTGATTATTCACGGCCGCTATGACGTGATCTGCCCGCTCGACAACGCCTGGGAACTGCATCAAGCCTGGCCGAACAGCGAACTGCAGGTAATCCGTGATGCCGGCCACGCAGCCTCGGAACCGGGCATCACCGATGCACTGGTGCGTGCTGCGGGCAACATGGCCCGGCGCCTGCTCGACCTGCCGCCCGAAGAAGCATGA
- the hutH gene encoding histidine ammonia-lyase, translated as MSQAEKIIITGAPLRWQDVVAVARHGAQLELSSDTWARIENAQAIVQRIVESGERAYGVNTGLGGLSNVSLKDEQLSQLSRNTLLSHACGVGPVLADEQTRAIICAAIHNYSHGKSGIHRRVVEGLLALLNRGVTPQVPSQGSVGYLTHMAHIGIALLGVGNVRYRGQITSAQQVLAEEGLQPVQLGAKDGLCLVNGTPCMTGLSCLAIADATRLVQWADVIGAMSFEAQRGQIDAFDAEIIALKPHPGMQQVGTNLRALLDGSEVIASSKGIRTQDALSIRSIPQVHGAARDQLDHAIKQVEAELNGCTDNPLLLGTPDNFRVMSQANPHGQSVAMAADLLAIAMAEIGSIAERRLDRLVNPHVSGLPAFLVANPGVNSGMMIVQYVAASLCAENRQLAQPAVLDNYITSGLQEDHLSMGTNAALKLHRALENCTQILAIEYLLAAQAFEFLKEQRFGAGTDVAWRLLREKVPAYDQDRWLAPDIAAAASVLKNPNLPHNVLPNLH; from the coding sequence ATGTCCCAGGCTGAAAAAATCATTATCACCGGCGCCCCTCTGCGTTGGCAGGACGTGGTCGCCGTCGCCCGTCACGGCGCTCAACTCGAGCTGTCCAGCGACACCTGGGCGCGCATCGAAAACGCCCAAGCCATCGTCCAGCGCATCGTCGAAAGCGGCGAGCGCGCCTATGGCGTAAACACCGGCCTGGGCGGTTTGTCCAACGTTTCCCTGAAAGACGAACAACTCAGCCAGCTCTCGCGCAACACCCTGCTCAGCCATGCCTGCGGTGTCGGCCCGGTGCTTGCCGACGAGCAGACCCGCGCGATCATCTGCGCGGCGATCCACAACTACAGCCACGGCAAATCCGGCATCCACCGCCGCGTGGTTGAAGGCCTGCTGGCACTGCTCAATCGCGGCGTCACCCCGCAGGTTCCGTCGCAAGGCTCGGTCGGTTACCTGACCCACATGGCGCACATCGGCATCGCGTTGCTCGGCGTCGGTAATGTCCGCTATCGCGGGCAGATCACCTCGGCGCAACAGGTGCTGGCCGAAGAAGGCCTGCAACCAGTGCAACTCGGTGCGAAGGACGGTTTGTGCCTGGTCAACGGTACGCCGTGCATGACCGGCCTCAGCTGTCTGGCGATTGCCGACGCCACGCGGCTGGTGCAGTGGGCCGACGTTATCGGCGCGATGAGTTTCGAAGCCCAGCGCGGTCAGATCGATGCGTTCGATGCCGAGATCATCGCGCTGAAACCACATCCGGGCATGCAGCAAGTCGGCACAAATCTGCGCGCCTTGCTCGATGGCAGTGAAGTGATTGCGTCGAGCAAAGGCATCCGCACTCAGGATGCGCTGAGCATCCGCTCGATCCCGCAAGTGCACGGCGCCGCGCGTGATCAACTCGACCATGCGATCAAGCAGGTCGAAGCGGAACTCAACGGCTGCACCGACAACCCGCTGTTGCTCGGCACACCGGACAATTTCCGGGTGATGTCACAGGCCAACCCCCACGGCCAATCGGTGGCGATGGCGGCGGATTTGCTGGCAATTGCCATGGCCGAAATCGGTTCGATTGCCGAGCGTCGCCTCGATCGTCTGGTCAACCCGCACGTCAGCGGTCTGCCGGCGTTTCTGGTGGCCAATCCGGGGGTGAACTCGGGGATGATGATCGTTCAGTACGTCGCCGCATCGCTGTGTGCGGAAAACCGCCAATTGGCGCAACCGGCGGTGCTCGACAATTACATCACCTCGGGCCTGCAGGAGGACCATTTGAGCATGGGCACCAATGCCGCGCTGAAGCTGCATCGCGCGTTGGAAAACTGCACGCAGATCCTCGCCATCGAATACCTGCTGGCGGCGCAGGCGTTTGAATTTCTCAAGGAACAGCGCTTTGGCGCTGGCACCGATGTCGCTTGGCGACTGCTGCGCGAAAAAGTCCCGGCCTACGATCAGGATCGCTGGCTGGCGCCGGACATCGCTGCCGCTGCGAGCGTGTTGAAAAACCCGAATCTGCCGCACAACGTTTTACCGAATTTGCACTGA
- a CDS encoding glycine betaine/L-proline ABC transporter ATP-binding protein, translating into MSNATVSKIEVKNVFKIFGNRAKDALAMVGQGKTKDQVLSETGCVVGVNDLSLSIGTGEIFVIMGLSGSGKSTLVRHFNRLIDPTSGAILVDGVDILQYDMDALREFRRHKISMVFQSFGLLPHKTVLDNVAYGLKVRGESKQMCTERALHWINTVGLKGYENKYPHQLSGGMRQRVGLARALAADTDIILMDEAFSALDPLIRAEMQDQLLELQKTLHKTIVFITHDLDEAVRIGNRIAILKDGKLIQVGTPREILHSPADEYVDRFVQRRAAVV; encoded by the coding sequence ATGAGCAACGCAACCGTGAGCAAGATCGAAGTCAAAAACGTCTTCAAGATTTTCGGCAACCGCGCCAAGGATGCGCTGGCCATGGTCGGCCAGGGCAAGACCAAGGATCAGGTGCTGAGCGAGACCGGTTGCGTGGTCGGCGTGAACGATCTGTCGCTGAGCATCGGCACCGGCGAGATCTTCGTGATCATGGGCCTGTCGGGCTCGGGCAAGTCGACGCTGGTACGCCACTTCAATCGCCTGATCGATCCAACCAGCGGCGCGATCCTCGTCGACGGCGTCGACATCCTGCAATACGACATGGACGCCCTGCGCGAATTTCGCCGGCACAAGATCAGCATGGTGTTCCAGAGCTTCGGCCTGTTGCCGCACAAGACTGTGCTCGACAACGTCGCCTACGGCCTGAAGGTGCGTGGCGAGAGCAAGCAAATGTGCACGGAACGCGCGCTGCACTGGATTAACACCGTTGGCCTCAAAGGCTACGAAAACAAATACCCGCACCAGCTCTCCGGCGGCATGCGTCAGCGCGTCGGTCTGGCTCGGGCCTTGGCGGCGGATACCGACATCATCCTCATGGATGAGGCGTTCAGTGCGCTGGATCCGCTGATTCGTGCGGAGATGCAGGATCAGTTGCTGGAGCTGCAAAAGACGTTGCACAAGACCATCGTCTTCATTACCCACGACCTTGATGAGGCGGTGCGTATTGGTAACCGCATTGCGATTCTCAAGGATGGGAAGTTGATTCAGGTTGGTACGCCACGCGAGATTCTGCATTCGCCAGCGGATGAGTATGTCGACCGGTTTGTGCAGCGGCGGGCGGCGGTGGTTTAG
- a CDS encoding proline/glycine betaine ABC transporter permease has product MFPESFTFSIADWVNGWVDSLVTNYGDVFRHISDTLLWAIVNLEGLLRAAPWWLMLAIVGVVAWHATRKVVTTAVIVGLLFLVGAVGLWDKLMQTLALMMVATIISVLIGIPLGILSARSNRLRSVLMPLLDIMQTMPSFVYLIPVLMLFGLGKVPAIFATVIYAAPPLIRLTDLGIRQVDGEVMEAINAFGANRWQQLFGVQLPLALPSIMAGINQTTMMALSMVVIASMIGARGLGEDVLVGIQTLNVGRGLEAGLAIVILAVVIDRITQAYGRPRHEVSK; this is encoded by the coding sequence ATGTTTCCCGAAAGCTTTACCTTTTCCATCGCCGACTGGGTCAACGGTTGGGTCGATTCGCTGGTCACCAACTACGGTGATGTATTCCGCCACATCTCCGACACCCTGCTCTGGGCCATCGTCAACCTCGAAGGCCTGCTGCGTGCGGCGCCATGGTGGTTGATGCTGGCCATCGTTGGTGTGGTTGCCTGGCACGCCACGCGCAAAGTCGTGACCACGGCGGTCATCGTCGGTCTGCTGTTCCTCGTCGGCGCCGTTGGCTTGTGGGACAAGCTTATGCAGACGCTGGCGCTGATGATGGTCGCGACGATCATTTCGGTGCTGATCGGCATCCCGCTGGGGATTCTCTCGGCGCGCAGCAATCGCCTGCGTTCGGTGCTGATGCCGCTGCTCGACATCATGCAGACCATGCCAAGTTTCGTGTACCTGATTCCGGTGCTGATGCTGTTCGGTCTGGGCAAGGTCCCGGCGATTTTCGCCACGGTGATCTACGCCGCGCCGCCGCTGATTCGCCTGACTGATCTGGGCATTCGCCAGGTCGACGGCGAGGTGATGGAAGCGATCAATGCTTTCGGCGCCAACCGCTGGCAGCAACTGTTCGGCGTGCAACTGCCACTGGCCCTGCCGAGCATCATGGCCGGGATCAACCAGACCACCATGATGGCCCTGTCGATGGTAGTGATCGCCTCGATGATCGGCGCCCGTGGCCTGGGTGAAGATGTGCTGGTGGGGATTCAGACCCTCAACGTTGGACGTGGTCTCGAGGCCGGTCTGGCGATCGTGATTCTCGCAGTGGTCATCGACCGCATTACTCAGGCGTACGGTCGGCCACGGCATGAGGTGAGCAAATGA